The window CAGCGCCGAGGAAGTCATCCACGCCCATCAGCTGCCCATCGACATCGGTCTGGCGCTGGAAATGGAAGCGGTGCGCTACGTGATCGTGGCGCTGTTCCTGCTGGTGCCGATCGCCCTGTGGTCGCGCTCGCACTGGCTGGGACTGCAGGAACTCTCGCGCGTGGCCGACGAGGTCGGCGCCGGCCGGCTGGCGGCGCGCGCCAGCTTCAAGCCGGGCGCCATCATCTATCCGCTGGCCGAGCGGCTCAACCACATGGCCGGGCGCATCGAAGGCTTGCTCGACGCGCAGAAAAACCTGCTCCATTCCGTTTCGCACGAACTGCGCACCCCGATCGCGCGCCTGGAATTCGCGCTGGAACTGCTCAGGTCGGCAGCGGACGATCCGGCGCTGGAACAGCGCATCGTGGCGATGGAAGGCGATGTCGCCGAGCTGAACGGGCTGGTGAATGAACTGCTGGGCATGATCCGGCTCGACAGCCGCCAGGCGCTGCAGCAAGCCAGCTTCGAGCTGGCGCCGGCGCTGCTGGGCTGCGTGGACGCGCTCGACCCGCTGGCGGCCCAGCCCCAGGTCCGGCTCGACAGTGCGCTGGGCAGCATGACCGGCGACCGCCGCCTGCTGCTGCGCGCGGTGGGCAACCTGCTCAGGAATGCGCAGAAATACGGCAACGGCCAGATTGCGCTCTCGGCGCGGCGCGCGGACGGGGTGGAAATCGTGGTGGAAGATGACGGGCCCGGCATTCCGGAGGCGGAACGGGGCAAGGTATTCGAACCGTTTTACCGGATCGACCGCAGCCGCGACCGCAGTACCGGCGGCTTCGGGCTGGGATTATCGAT of the Massilia violaceinigra genome contains:
- a CDS encoding ATP-binding protein → MNRIFFRFFVLVMLSITIATFAIYFATSRLFGDPLDDIARRQAAAQIFLLEQYIDKAPADDWLVRLNKVREVTDVKLDLVPLTSARASLPVQQHGALDRGELVLDTANKAFYRRVDLHGESYVGSAEEVIHAHQLPIDIGLALEMEAVRYVIVALFLLVPIALWSRSHWLGLQELSRVADEVGAGRLAARASFKPGAIIYPLAERLNHMAGRIEGLLDAQKNLLHSVSHELRTPIARLEFALELLRSAADDPALEQRIVAMEGDVAELNGLVNELLGMIRLDSRQALQQASFELAPALLGCVDALDPLAAQPQVRLDSALGSMTGDRRLLLRAVGNLLRNAQKYGNGQIALSARRADGVEIVVEDDGPGIPEAERGKVFEPFYRIDRSRDRSTGGFGLGLSIAQKAVALHGGTIAVEQSAMGGARFVIALPA